cctcagcctcccaaagtgctgggattacaggtgtgagccaccgtgcctggcttttttttttttttttgagatagagtcttgctctgtcacccaggctggagtgcagtggtgcaatctcagctcactgcaacccgcctcctgggttccagcaattctcctgcttcagcctcccgagtagctgggattacaggcagacaccaccaagcctggcaaatttttttttttttgcatttttcataaagatggggtttcattcgccatgttggccaggctggtctcgaactcctgacctcaggtgatctgcctgcctcggcctcccaaagtgctgggattacaggcgtgagccactgcacccggcaccATTTCTTTACCATACACATAATGCTTACTATacaccaggcactattctaaacaCTGCAAATATTTGCTCGAGCCCCTCAACAATTCAACAGGGTAGTTTCTAATTATTAACTCAACTTTAAGGTGAGGAAACAGGTATAGAGAGATTGAttacttgtccaagatcacagttAGCAGGCATTGTAGCTAGGATTAACAAAACAGTGGTTCCAGAGCCTGTTTGCTGACCTCGACCATGATCTACCGGTGAATTAACTGGGGAACCAAGAAAAGCAGTGATATGCCCTGGAATTAATTAACTGTCAATAGGCTGCAACTAGTTCCCTATACTAGTGGGGTGACCACAAGCACAGGTTGCAGAGACAGTTGACCTGGATTTCACTCCAGCTGCACCAGCAGAATGAGTAGGAACATGCTGGAAGTTCAGTTTCTTGACTTTGTAAAACCCTATATACCCTAAGGGTAATTTAAAACAACTCATTTATGTAGAAGCTTAGCACCgtgtctggcacacagaaagTGATTAATAAACATCAATGACTCCCAGGCCTGGATGCTGGTGAAATGCTACGCCTGCTGCGTTATACAACACAGGAACCTAGCAATTCTGCTCCTCAGCTCCAACCTGAGACCTCACCTGGGAGATGCTGACGCCTGTGAGTCTTTCCACACTCTCTGGCAGGCGGGTTAGAATGTCCAGTACTTCCCCAGTCACTTTGGCTGCCCCCATGGTCCCACTGCCGCTGGACACCAGTGTGATCTTATTGGCCGAAGTCAAGGGACCACTGATCTCCTCTGCCACCTGGCAGGAGAGAGATGCCCACTCAGTGCCCATGATCTGACCACACTCCTCATAAAACAACTTACCCTGGGTTTTAAGGTCCTCGTTCCATTGGTCATCCTTCCTTACTTTGGCCACTAATAATTCCTACCCCTAATTTAGGGTCCCCCTAGCCTGGTTCTCCCTAAGCCCCTCATTTCACCCCACCCCTTAGTCCCTGGTTCTATTTCCTCCTTTCTTGGTGCCCACACAACCTCCAGACCTGGGGCAGCTTCTCTAGCAGCATGTCCAGCTGAGCAGCCTCTTGGTACAGCTGGAAGGCTTCTGCCTTCTTGGCCATCTGCTCAGCCTCGGCTCGGGCTCGGGCCCCTATGGCAAAGGCCTCAGCTTCCCCACGCATCTGAGGGTTAAGGATGCTTGTGAGATTGACGGAAATCATTAAGAACAAGAAATCCCGGCTCAAGCAGCAACCCCCACCCTCTCCACAAGCCAGCAGGAGCTGCATCTTAACTCACCCGCACAGACTCAGCTTCTGCCTCTGCCTGCATAATTAGTTGGGACCTGTGGACAGAAGGAAAGTGGAGGGTGCAGCCCAGGGACTCAGTGTTGCAAAGGCAGAGGTTCCTGAAACCTAAAATCCATAGCAGTCCAGGTCGTGAAGGATTCAGCCCTCCATCTTGGGGTGCCTAGGTGGCAAGTGGGCTAGGAAGGGTCAGGAAGGGGACATTTACTTCTCTGCCTCGGCTAGGCGCTCCAGCTTGTAGCGCTCAGCTTCTGCTGGCTTCCGCACACGGGCCTCCAACTCTTTCTCCCGCCGGGCGATCTCCTGCTCCTGCACTGCCACCTGCTGGGCCCGCTCCACCACCTGCACCTGCACCCGCTGCTCCTCAATCTGCTGCTTAGTCTTGGCCACCTGGGTAGGAGGGGCGCTCTGAGTCAGAAGTGAAGAGGAAGTGCCCCGGAACCAGAGCTCCAGAGTGGGATATAAAAATAGGAgctggtggccgggcgcggtggctcacgcctgtaatcctaacactctgggaggccaaggagggtggattgcctgagttcaggagctcaagaccagcctggtcaacatggtgaaaccctgtctctactaaaatacaaaaaattagccaggtgtggtggcacacgcctgtagtcccagctacctgggaggctgaggcaggagagttgcttgaacctgggaggtgaaggttgcaatgagccgggattacgccactgcacttcaccccgggcaacagagtaagactccatctccagcccggcgcggtggctcacacctgtaatcccagcactttgggaggccaaggcgggcagatcacagtgaaaccccgtctctactaaaaatacaaaaaatagccgggcgcggtggtgggtgcctgtagtcccagccactcgggaggctgagccaggagaatggcgtgaacccgggaggtggagcttgcagtgagccgagatcgcgccactgcactccagcctgggcaacagaactagactctgtctcaaaaaaaaaaaaaaaaaaaaaagactccatctccaaaaaaaaaaaaaaaaaataggagcagGTACATGAAGGTAGGTCCCCTCCTGCTTGGCCAGCCCAGTGGAGTCCAGTGTTCCTCTGATGAGCTCCCGTTTAATCTATTTTTCCCACCTGTGCCCCCTTCTAGAGTATAAATACCTGGAGGGCACTGAGCACATGGTGGCCTTCTGTTATCTCCAGTCTTGCTCAAATCCCCCCACTGTTGCTAGAATAACCTTAGTGCTAGCCTAGGCTACTGCAATAGCTGACTTATTTTTTGTGGGGGTGGGGACACGTgatcttttttgtcttttgcatATGGTGcagatttaacagaaaaaaaagtaaaccacGAGAAAGCTTCTTCCTACATTCTCCAAACCACGTGGATCCCTTTTCCAGAAGTAACCACCGAGACCAGCTTCTTGTGTATCCTTCCAGGGGATACTCTGAACATCTACAAGAATGTGTGTATTCATAGAATTCCTCTTATTTaagcagatttatttattttctttttttctttcttttaggtaaagtttcgctctattgcccaggctggagtgcagtggcgtgatcttggctcagtgcaacctccacctcccaagttcaagctattcttttgcctcagcctcccaagcagctgggactacaggcatatgctaccacatctggctaatttttgtattttttttttagtagaggcagggtttcaccatgttggctaggctggtctcgaactcctgatctcaagtgatctatccacctcagtttctcaaaatgctgggattttgggaggctgaggcgggaaggatcctttgagcccaggaatttgagaatagcctaggcaacatggcgaaattccatctctacaaaacatacaaaaattagccaggtgtggtggcatatgcttgtagacccagctactcgggaagctgaggtgggagtattgttTGAGCCTCGTAGTTGAAGCTATAGTGAGCTGCGATTGTACCGCTGCACTCTATCTAGCCTGgtggacagagtaagactcagtctcaaagaggaggagaggagagaagagagaagagaaggaaagaaaggaagaaagactagtcaagtgcagtagtgagaagtAGGTAAAGAGCAGAACAAAGAGTTCAATCTGTAACTGACTGAACAATCAATTGAGATAACTCACTACCTTTGGACCAGCCTctgtctttatctttaaaaaaaaaatcattttggctTTAGTGAGGTTTTAGGAGAGAGTAAAATTAGCTACATTCGTTTAATCCATCATCTCTGAAAAAGAGCCCAACTCAtctcttacttcttttttttttttttttttttgagacagagtcttgctctgtcacccaggctggagtgcagtggtgttatctcggctcactgcaagctccatctcccggatttatgccattctcttgcctcagcctcgcgagtagctgggactacaggcgcccgccaccacatctggctaattttttgtatttttagtagagatggggtttcaccgtgttagccaggatggtctcgatctcctgacctcatgatctgcccgcctcggcctcccaaagtgttgggattacaggcgtgagccaccgcgcctggccttgctTCCTCTCTTCATACAGTCCATTCTCCACAAGGCAACCAGACTGATccctatacaaatataaataagacCATGGCACCTTTCTGCTTGAGGTTCTCCAATAGCTTTCCACTGTGCTTTCAATTCTCTTTATGTCTCCATCATGACCACACAAACCCTTTGTGATCTGGCCGTCAAGCCTTTCCTCCTCATTCACAGCACACCAGCCTCCTCAGATCAGAAACCTCCTTTCTGTCTCCACCTCATGGCCTTTGCACTTACTGGTCCTCCTGCCTAGCCACTAGctctacctatctatctaccttagacggagtctcgattgatttatctatttatcttagAAGGAGTCTcggttgtcacccaggctggagtgcagtggcgcgatctcactcccaccttctgggttcaagtgattctcatgcctcagcctcccgagtgtctgGAATTACaagctcacaccaccacacccggctactattttttgtatttttggtagagatagggttttaccatgttggccaggc
This genomic window from Chlorocebus sabaeus isolate Y175 chromosome 17, mChlSab1.0.hap1, whole genome shotgun sequence contains:
- the FLOT1 gene encoding flotillin-1 isoform X2, with the protein product MLAAACQMFLGKTEAEIAHIALETLEGHQRAIMAHMTVEEIYKDRQKFSEQVFKVASSDLVNMGISVVSYTLKDIHDDQDYLHSLGKARTAQVQKDARIGEAEAKRDAGIREAKAKQEKVSAQYLSEIEMAKAQRDYELKKAAYDIEVNTRRAQADLAYQLQVAKTKQQIEEQRVQVQVVERAQQVAVQEQEIARREKELEARVRKPAEAERYKLERLAEAEKSQLIMQAEAEAESVRMRGEAEAFAIGARARAEAEQMAKKAEAFQLYQEAAQLDMLLEKLPQVAEEISGPLTSANKITLVSSGSGTMGAAKVTGEVLDILTRLPESVERLTGVSISQVNHKPLRTA